One region of Bradyrhizobium betae genomic DNA includes:
- a CDS encoding Spy/CpxP family protein refolding chaperone — protein sequence MRLALAVAAFASLVVLLPGKAEAQFGIRGGPLGVARFAVGHVIGMSRLRHSRMAVRSGRYRAAALRSQDPRGAERGQLSNPYILRAALTAQAALSGWHGGRRPQGWWRHPDGSYGWVGPVFWPFAHDDLTNAIILGDATSLSLYGYGDIYAAIFSPYAATELAAYTAPPTRRGRKVPTPDAVCDASDSGGLPVDRIAAAVQPNEVQRAALDELAAAWLAARDAIRTACPAQPPANATERLGLMQTRLEAMIKATDAIAPPLAKFEGLLDDGQKAKLEAISSERRAALAAIQRKDAKSTAKAASACDPDNDPRYDVQAQRQYEQLVQQQWPAAEIASTLKLDEVARARLDVLQDTTLRTMQTLSACPTKPAATPQARLAAVKARLETMLQEVKGVGDALDDFEADLSDEQKAGFEAIGPKRGA from the coding sequence ATGCGACTGGCGCTGGCGGTTGCGGCCTTCGCGAGTCTGGTCGTGTTGCTGCCTGGCAAAGCCGAGGCGCAGTTCGGGATCCGCGGGGGTCCGCTCGGCGTTGCACGGTTCGCCGTCGGCCATGTCATCGGAATGTCGCGCCTGCGCCATTCCCGCATGGCGGTGCGCAGCGGCCGATACCGCGCCGCCGCGTTGCGGTCGCAGGATCCGCGCGGCGCCGAGCGCGGCCAACTCTCAAATCCATATATTCTGCGCGCCGCGCTCACGGCGCAGGCGGCGCTGTCGGGCTGGCATGGTGGCCGCCGACCGCAGGGCTGGTGGCGTCATCCCGACGGCAGCTATGGCTGGGTCGGCCCGGTGTTCTGGCCGTTCGCGCATGACGATCTCACCAATGCGATCATCCTTGGCGATGCCACCAGCCTCTCGCTCTATGGCTACGGCGACATCTATGCCGCGATCTTTTCGCCCTATGCCGCGACCGAGCTCGCCGCCTACACCGCGCCGCCAACGAGGCGCGGACGAAAGGTCCCGACCCCAGACGCGGTCTGCGACGCCAGCGACAGCGGCGGCCTGCCGGTCGACCGCATCGCCGCCGCCGTGCAGCCGAACGAAGTGCAGCGCGCGGCGCTGGACGAACTCGCGGCCGCGTGGCTCGCGGCGCGCGACGCCATCCGCACCGCCTGTCCGGCCCAGCCGCCGGCAAACGCAACGGAGCGCCTCGGCCTGATGCAGACGCGCCTCGAGGCCATGATCAAGGCGACGGACGCGATCGCCCCGCCGCTGGCAAAATTCGAAGGTCTCCTAGACGATGGCCAGAAGGCCAAGCTCGAGGCGATCTCCAGCGAGCGCCGCGCCGCGCTTGCCGCGATCCAGCGCAAGGACGCCAAATCCACAGCCAAGGCCGCAAGCGCCTGCGATCCCGACAACGATCCCCGCTACGACGTGCAGGCGCAGCGCCAGTACGAACAGCTCGTGCAGCAGCAATGGCCCGCCGCCGAGATCGCGTCCACGCTGAAGCTCGACGAGGTCGCCCGCGCAAGGCTCGACGTGCTCCAGGACACCACGCTGCGCACCATGCAGACGCTCAGCGCCTGCCCGACCAAGCCCGCGGCGACCCCGCAGGCCCGCCTCGCCGCGGTGAAGGCGCGGCTGGAGACGATGCTGCAAGAAGTGAAAGGCGTCGGCGATGCGCTGGACGATTTCGAGGCGGATCTGAGCGACGAGCAGAAGGCGGGGTTCGAGGCGATCGGGCCGAAGCGGGGGGCGTGA
- a CDS encoding LysM peptidoglycan-binding domain-containing protein gives MITAPKAFIAFCLLALVGTVLVIGPTELRRLLPGGTKTEIAAAAKPEVRPEPKAEAKVEAKTAAKPEAKPDEPKLAATAPPAPSASPAPKADALAETQKQVTALADLVPAKPPAAATDAGPRFDVARVDDHGEAAVIAGVAVPGARVELLRDGQPLDAVVADASGQFVMTPPKLPAGSYELTLRAKSPDGTVTQSARTMPVTVAEAAPPPARIAPATRPEAKQAEKPDEKSDVVAALPGPRMSSASEKSAARPRLTGAPKPRLMAHAPAAPTPTTVASASPADVFNTAPAGTGSRVITRGDSLWTLSRLAYGDGARYAVIFNANRDKIHNPNLIYPGQTVVLPQKAE, from the coding sequence ATGATCACCGCGCCCAAGGCCTTCATTGCCTTCTGTCTGCTCGCATTGGTTGGCACCGTGCTGGTTATCGGCCCCACCGAGCTGCGCCGCCTCTTGCCGGGCGGGACGAAGACCGAGATCGCGGCGGCCGCGAAGCCGGAAGTCAGGCCGGAGCCGAAGGCCGAGGCCAAAGTCGAAGCCAAGACGGCAGCCAAACCTGAAGCCAAGCCCGACGAGCCAAAGCTTGCTGCCACGGCGCCGCCCGCGCCATCCGCGTCTCCCGCACCGAAGGCTGATGCGCTGGCCGAGACGCAGAAGCAGGTTACGGCGCTGGCCGATCTCGTGCCGGCCAAGCCGCCGGCGGCCGCGACCGACGCGGGTCCCCGTTTCGACGTTGCGCGCGTCGATGATCATGGCGAGGCCGCGGTGATCGCGGGCGTGGCCGTGCCGGGCGCCAGGGTCGAGCTGCTGCGCGATGGCCAGCCGCTCGATGCTGTGGTGGCCGATGCGTCGGGCCAGTTCGTGATGACCCCGCCAAAGCTTCCCGCCGGTTCCTATGAACTGACCCTGCGCGCGAAATCGCCCGACGGCACCGTCACGCAGTCCGCCCGCACCATGCCGGTGACCGTCGCCGAAGCCGCGCCGCCGCCCGCGCGTATCGCACCGGCCACCCGGCCGGAGGCGAAGCAGGCCGAGAAGCCGGATGAAAAGTCGGATGTCGTCGCGGCTCTTCCGGGGCCGCGCATGTCGTCCGCATCGGAGAAATCAGCGGCGCGGCCGAGGCTGACCGGCGCACCGAAACCGCGGCTGATGGCACATGCGCCAGCCGCGCCGACGCCCACGACGGTCGCATCGGCGTCGCCGGCGGACGTCTTCAACACCGCGCCGGCAGGAACCGGCAGCCGGGTCATCACCCGCGGGGACAGCCTGTGGACCCTCAGCCGGCTCGCTTACGGCGACGGCGCCCGCTACGCCGTGATCTTCAACGCCAACCGCGACAAGATCCACAACCCCAATCTGATCTATCCCGGCCAGACCGTCGTGCTGCCGCAGAAGGCGGAGTGA